From Paenibacillus physcomitrellae, the proteins below share one genomic window:
- a CDS encoding L-lactate dehydrogenase, protein MRKGTRRVAVVGAGMVGAGCAYSMINQSICDEIMIVDRTYDKAVAQALDLSHCMEFTSTRTKVYAGTLEDCADMDVIILTAGRNPKGMQSRLALLEDAKAITEDLVSRIMASGFDGVFVVAANPVDIVTYLVREVSGLPRGRVLGTGTSIDSSRLKTLLSEVFSVDPRSVQGYALGEHGDSQFVAWSHVTIGGKPILHILEQHKERFKDLHLETIEQRTKDAGWEIFTRKGNTQFGIGNALAYITRAILNDEHKIIAVSAILDGEYGQKELCTGVPAIVGKGGIQEILELNLSADEEQKFLKSCGIIKENIVKLVETV, encoded by the coding sequence ATGAGAAAAGGAACAAGAAGAGTAGCCGTGGTAGGGGCGGGCATGGTTGGCGCAGGATGCGCTTATTCCATGATCAACCAGTCGATCTGCGATGAGATCATGATTGTTGACCGGACCTACGACAAGGCGGTGGCACAGGCGCTGGATTTATCGCATTGCATGGAGTTTACCTCTACCCGTACCAAAGTTTATGCGGGCACGCTGGAGGACTGTGCGGACATGGATGTGATCATTTTAACGGCGGGCCGGAATCCGAAGGGCATGCAGTCACGCCTCGCTTTGCTGGAGGATGCCAAAGCCATTACGGAGGACCTTGTAAGCCGGATTATGGCCAGCGGGTTTGACGGCGTGTTTGTCGTGGCGGCCAATCCGGTGGATATCGTGACCTATCTCGTACGCGAGGTTTCGGGACTGCCGCGTGGACGCGTCCTCGGCACGGGTACCTCGATCGATTCCTCGCGGCTGAAAACACTGCTGTCCGAGGTGTTTTCCGTCGATCCGCGCAGCGTTCAAGGTTATGCGCTCGGCGAACACGGCGATTCCCAGTTCGTGGCCTGGTCGCACGTTACTATTGGAGGAAAGCCGATTCTGCATATTTTGGAGCAGCATAAGGAACGTTTTAAAGACCTCCATCTGGAGACGATCGAGCAGCGGACGAAAGATGCGGGATGGGAAATTTTTACGCGCAAAGGCAATACCCAGTTCGGCATCGGCAATGCCCTGGCTTACATTACCCGGGCCATTCTGAATGACGAGCACAAAATCATCGCGGTTTCCGCGATTCTGGACGGCGAATATGGGCAAAAGGAGCTTTGCACCGGCGTACCGGCGATTGTCGGCAAAGGCGGCATCCAGGAAATTCTGGAGCTGAATCTCTCGGCGGACGAGGAGCAGAAGTTTCTAAAGTCCTGCGGCATTATCAAGGAAAATATCGTCAAGCTGGTAGAGACCGTTTAA
- a CDS encoding YitT family protein has product MRTENTNHVRQILMILTGSILLALTYYHINFQNHLAEGGFVGIALLGKYLFNLPPGLMTILLDLPLMVLAFYLKGRRFIGYMLLGSVSFSVAYEACERFSPITLNLHHNLLVVAILSGLLTGIGAGLVLRGGGACGGDDILALCVSKWTGMKIGTVFILLDAVVLLVSLIFLPLPETLFTVLAVLIAGKIITWIVGFQKKTKPVKPVSVSYVVERVDGKTAQA; this is encoded by the coding sequence ATGAGAACAGAAAACACCAACCATGTCAGACAGATTTTAATGATTTTAACGGGCTCGATTTTGCTTGCATTGACGTATTACCACATTAACTTTCAGAATCATTTGGCGGAGGGCGGATTTGTCGGGATAGCTCTGCTGGGGAAATACCTGTTTAATCTGCCGCCCGGCCTGATGACGATTCTGCTGGACCTCCCCCTGATGGTGCTTGCTTTTTACCTGAAAGGACGCCGTTTCATCGGCTATATGCTGCTGGGCTCGGTTTCCTTCTCGGTTGCGTACGAAGCATGCGAACGGTTTTCGCCAATAACGCTGAATCTGCACCATAACCTGCTCGTCGTTGCGATCCTTTCGGGATTGCTGACCGGGATAGGAGCCGGTCTTGTTCTGCGCGGAGGCGGAGCCTGCGGTGGGGACGATATATTGGCTTTATGCGTAAGTAAATGGACCGGCATGAAGATCGGTACGGTATTTATTTTGCTTGATGCTGTGGTCCTGCTGGTTTCACTCATTTTCCTGCCGCTGCCGGAAACGCTGTTTACGGTTCTGGCCGTGTTGATCGCGGGGAAAATCATCACCTGGATCGTCGGTTTCCAGAAGAAAACCAAACCTGTCAAACCTGTCTCCGTCTCTTACGTCGTGGAACGGGTGGACGGCAAAACCGCACAAGCTTAA
- a CDS encoding sugar phosphate isomerase/epimerase family protein, with translation MAKIALQLYTVREQMEQDFEGTLRKVAELGYQGVEFAGFYGRTKEQVKALLEENGLTAVGAHTSLDLLLNHLDEQIEINQFIGNNKLIVPYVAEQDRNRWPEIIADIKRVAETCSAKGITLMYHNHDFELTQQLDGETVLDTIFEAVPASLLEVELDSCWVEFAGFDAVSYIEKYKGRMPLLHLKDVKKKEDGSPETVELGAGELDIKRIADAAIEADVEWLIVEQDYTANGAINCITTSMDWVKNYVSQGGKLNV, from the coding sequence ATGGCTAAAATAGCACTGCAATTGTATACGGTTCGCGAACAAATGGAACAGGATTTTGAAGGAACGCTCCGCAAAGTAGCGGAACTGGGATACCAAGGCGTCGAGTTTGCCGGCTTCTACGGCAGAACCAAAGAGCAGGTGAAAGCGCTGCTTGAGGAAAACGGGCTGACAGCTGTTGGCGCGCATACTTCACTGGATCTGCTGCTGAACCATCTGGATGAACAGATTGAAATCAACCAGTTCATCGGCAACAACAAGCTGATTGTCCCTTACGTCGCTGAACAGGACCGCAACCGCTGGCCGGAAATCATTGCCGACATTAAACGCGTAGCCGAAACCTGCTCAGCCAAAGGCATCACTCTGATGTACCACAATCATGATTTTGAACTGACGCAGCAGCTTGACGGCGAAACGGTGCTGGATACGATTTTTGAAGCGGTGCCTGCTTCGCTGCTTGAAGTGGAACTGGACTCCTGCTGGGTCGAGTTTGCCGGTTTTGACGCCGTCTCTTACATCGAGAAATACAAAGGCCGCATGCCGCTTCTGCATCTGAAAGACGTGAAGAAGAAAGAAGACGGCTCACCGGAAACGGTCGAGCTGGGCGCAGGCGAGCTGGATATTAAACGCATTGCGGACGCCGCCATCGAAGCTGACGTGGAATGGCTGATCGTGGAGCAGGATTACACGGCGAACGGTGCAATCAACTGTATTACAACCAGCATGGACTGGGTTAAAAATTACGTGTCTCAGGGAGGAAAATTGAATGTCTAA
- a CDS encoding TerC family protein, producing MDLMSMEFWTALFSIILIDLVLAGDNAIVIGLAARNVPKADQKKVILWGTVGAIVVRVIMTVLVVQLLNIPGLRLAGGLALIWIAYKLLVEEKKHDINAGTRIWAAIRTIIIADTMMGLDNVLAVAGAAHGDMTMVIIGLAISVPIMVWGSTMILKLTERFPIVITIGSAVLAWTAAKMLVEEPLIHDWFELGVVKYLFEALVIIAVVGLGMLVKTKRKKHQEPEKSFS from the coding sequence TTGGATTTAATGAGTATGGAGTTTTGGACGGCCTTATTCTCTATCATTCTGATCGACTTGGTGCTGGCAGGGGACAACGCAATTGTCATCGGACTTGCCGCTCGAAATGTACCGAAAGCGGATCAAAAGAAAGTGATTTTATGGGGCACGGTAGGCGCCATCGTGGTCCGGGTAATTATGACGGTGCTTGTCGTACAGCTGCTGAATATTCCGGGTTTGCGTTTGGCAGGCGGCCTGGCTTTGATCTGGATTGCCTATAAGCTGCTGGTTGAAGAGAAGAAACATGATATCAATGCGGGAACCCGCATATGGGCGGCCATCCGTACTATCATCATCGCGGATACGATGATGGGGCTTGACAACGTGCTGGCCGTAGCGGGAGCTGCACATGGCGACATGACGATGGTCATTATCGGACTTGCCATTTCGGTACCGATTATGGTGTGGGGAAGCACGATGATTCTGAAGCTGACGGAACGATTCCCGATAGTTATCACCATCGGTTCGGCTGTACTGGCCTGGACGGCAGCGAAAATGCTGGTTGAGGAGCCGCTGATTCACGATTGGTTTGAACTCGGTGTTGTCAAATACTTGTTTGAGGCGCTCGTTATCATTGCGGTAGTCGGTCTGGGAATGTTGGTCAAAACAAAACGTAAGAAGCATCAGGAACCCGAGAAATCTTTTTCTTAA
- a CDS encoding alpha-galactosidase — protein MTIHYDSGNQIFHLQSKDSSYIFQLVQAGYPAHLYWGPKLDVSRFHTDYLTIERCSFSPNFIREDRTFSFDTLPHEYPSYGTGDFREPALEIRFADGSAVSDFRYEGHAIKAGKPELTGLPATYAETEGEADTLELYLKDEPSGLSVVLAFTAFRDIDAITRSVRIENKGTSPAVLERVMSGSVEFADADYEMLQLSGTWTRERHMHTRPLVPGIHRIDSKRGSSSHQQNPFIALLERNAGEDFGEVYGFSLVYSGSFMAQAEVDQYATTRVMLGLQPFGFSWQLEPGETFQTPELVLVRSSEGLGGMSRTYHKLYRTRLCRGVYRDQSRPILINNWEATYFNFNESTIKEIAAAGKELGLELFVLDDGWFGRRDRDDSSLGDWKEDRRKLPNGLKQLGEDITGTGMQFGLWFEPEMVSPDSNLYRAHPDWCLHVEGRSRTLAREQLILDLSRPDVCDYIVESVSSVLASAPITYVKWDMNRNMTEIGSALLPPERQRETAHRYMLGLYDVLERITSKFPHILFESCSGGGGRFDPGMLYYMPQTWTSDDTDAVERLKIQYGTSIVYPASAMGAHVSAVPNHQVHRSTPFETRGHVAMSGNFGYELDLTKLTDEEKHSVKLQVEQYKQLRGLIQFGDFYRLLSPFEGNETAWMFVSEDKKEAFAAYFQVLAGPNAPLRRLKLKGLDPAKAYRLEADGKVYGGDELMYRGLHFKPLDGDFKSLLFILREI, from the coding sequence ATGACCATTCATTACGACTCTGGCAATCAAATTTTTCATTTGCAATCCAAAGATTCCAGCTACATCTTTCAGCTTGTGCAGGCCGGTTATCCGGCTCATTTGTATTGGGGACCGAAGCTGGACGTTTCCCGCTTTCATACCGATTACCTGACAATCGAGCGCTGCTCGTTCAGCCCGAATTTTATTCGCGAGGACCGCACTTTTTCCTTTGATACGCTGCCGCATGAATATCCTTCCTATGGAACGGGGGACTTCCGCGAGCCTGCGCTGGAAATTCGTTTTGCAGACGGATCGGCAGTCAGTGACTTCCGCTACGAGGGACATGCCATTAAGGCGGGCAAACCCGAGTTGACCGGACTTCCGGCCACCTATGCGGAAACCGAAGGGGAAGCCGATACGCTGGAGCTATATTTGAAAGACGAGCCAAGCGGGCTGTCGGTGGTGCTGGCTTTTACCGCCTTCCGCGATATCGATGCCATTACGCGTTCCGTACGGATTGAAAATAAGGGGACAAGCCCGGCCGTTCTGGAGCGGGTGATGAGCGGCAGCGTGGAATTCGCCGATGCGGATTATGAAATGCTGCAGCTGTCCGGCACGTGGACGCGGGAGCGCCATATGCATACCCGTCCGCTGGTGCCGGGCATTCACCGGATTGACAGCAAACGCGGCTCCAGCAGCCATCAGCAGAACCCGTTTATCGCGCTGCTTGAGCGGAATGCGGGCGAGGATTTCGGCGAGGTTTACGGCTTCAGCCTCGTGTACAGCGGCAGCTTTATGGCCCAGGCGGAGGTGGATCAATACGCCACGACCCGGGTCATGCTGGGACTGCAGCCTTTTGGCTTCAGCTGGCAGCTTGAGCCTGGAGAGACATTTCAGACGCCGGAGCTTGTGCTGGTCCGGTCCTCGGAAGGGCTTGGCGGCATGTCGCGCACTTATCACAAGCTTTACCGGACCCGCCTTTGCCGGGGCGTTTACCGCGATCAAAGCCGGCCGATTCTGATCAATAACTGGGAAGCGACCTATTTCAACTTCAACGAATCGACAATCAAAGAAATCGCCGCTGCCGGCAAAGAATTGGGGCTGGAGCTGTTTGTGCTCGACGACGGCTGGTTCGGCCGCCGCGACCGCGATGATTCTTCGCTGGGCGACTGGAAGGAAGACCGCCGCAAGCTGCCGAACGGTTTGAAGCAGTTAGGCGAAGACATTACGGGAACCGGCATGCAGTTCGGACTGTGGTTCGAGCCGGAAATGGTGTCCCCGGACAGCAATCTGTACAGGGCGCATCCGGACTGGTGCCTGCATGTGGAAGGCCGCAGCCGCACATTGGCCCGGGAACAGCTGATTCTGGATCTCAGCCGGCCCGACGTCTGCGATTATATCGTGGAATCCGTAAGCAGCGTTCTGGCCTCTGCGCCGATAACGTATGTGAAATGGGACATGAACCGCAACATGACGGAGATCGGCTCCGCCCTGCTGCCGCCTGAACGCCAGCGCGAAACGGCCCACCGTTACATGCTCGGCTTGTACGATGTGCTGGAACGCATAACCTCGAAATTCCCGCATATCCTGTTCGAAAGCTGCTCCGGCGGAGGCGGAAGGTTTGATCCGGGTATGCTGTATTACATGCCGCAAACGTGGACCAGCGACGATACGGATGCCGTGGAACGATTGAAAATCCAATACGGCACCAGCATCGTCTATCCGGCCAGCGCCATGGGCGCGCATGTGTCCGCCGTGCCGAACCATCAGGTGCACCGCAGCACGCCGTTTGAAACCCGCGGCCATGTGGCGATGTCCGGCAACTTCGGCTATGAGCTGGATCTGACCAAGCTGACGGACGAAGAGAAGCACAGCGTCAAACTTCAGGTCGAGCAGTATAAGCAGCTCCGGGGGTTGATCCAGTTCGGCGACTTTTACCGGCTGCTCAGTCCGTTCGAAGGGAATGAAACCGCCTGGATGTTTGTGTCCGAGGATAAAAAAGAAGCGTTCGCCGCGTATTTCCAGGTGTTAGCCGGCCCGAACGCGCCGCTTCGCCGCCTGAAGCTGAAAGGGCTGGATCCGGCCAAAGCTTATCGTTTGGAAGCGGACGGCAAAGTGTACGGCGGCGACGAGCTGATGTACCGGGGCCTGCATTTTAAGCCGCTTGATGGAGATTTCAAGAGCTTACTGTTCATCCTTCGCGAAATTTAA
- a CDS encoding MBL fold metallo-hydrolase: MNEMNRSINKSINRSGEALIEEVQNTEVPYGCLAVWFLGQESVIIKGGGVTVYVDPFVSEFEARTYPAPIRPEHITGADLCLITHEHIDHMDPATLSVMVGSNPAMKMVAPAWCRKPLLEESGVQEDKLQNAETGVWISPLEGLRLQAIPAAHEQLEQDGQGFHRYVGYILELNGVALYHAGDTVIYDGLLENVRQHNVDLAMLPINGRDYFRTSRDIVGNMDYREAAEFAYAAGFETVIPLHYDLFAGNAENPGYFADYLYRHFPEQKFHIMARAERFVYVSPRAFLC; encoded by the coding sequence ATGAACGAAATGAACAGAAGCATCAACAAAAGCATTAACAGAAGCGGGGAGGCTTTGATTGAGGAAGTTCAAAACACGGAGGTGCCGTACGGCTGTCTGGCGGTCTGGTTTCTGGGCCAGGAAAGTGTCATTATCAAAGGTGGAGGAGTGACGGTTTACGTCGATCCTTTTGTATCCGAGTTTGAGGCGCGGACTTACCCGGCGCCGATTCGCCCGGAGCATATCACGGGGGCCGATCTGTGCCTGATCACGCACGAGCATATCGACCATATGGACCCGGCCACGCTGTCGGTTATGGTCGGCAGCAATCCTGCCATGAAAATGGTAGCACCGGCCTGGTGCCGCAAACCGCTGCTGGAGGAAAGCGGCGTCCAGGAGGACAAGCTGCAAAATGCCGAAACCGGGGTTTGGATTTCTCCCTTGGAGGGACTTCGCCTTCAGGCCATCCCGGCCGCGCATGAACAATTGGAGCAGGACGGGCAGGGTTTTCACCGCTACGTCGGCTACATCCTTGAGCTGAACGGGGTTGCGCTGTACCATGCGGGGGACACGGTCATTTACGACGGCCTGCTGGAAAATGTGCGGCAGCATAATGTAGATTTGGCGATGCTGCCGATTAACGGGCGCGACTATTTCCGGACCAGCCGGGATATCGTCGGTAACATGGATTACCGGGAAGCGGCCGAATTCGCTTATGCTGCGGGGTTTGAAACCGTCATTCCGCTTCATTATGATTTGTTTGCCGGCAATGCCGAAAATCCCGGTTATTTCGCCGACTATCTGTACCGCCATTTTCCGGAACAGAAGTTTCATATCATGGCGCGCGCCGAACGGTTTGTGTATGTATCGCCGCGGGCGTTTCTGTGCTGA
- a CDS encoding TVP38/TMEM64 family protein encodes MKKWLAPVIYILIMAAAFAYKDQISLMLNHRPSPLAMLLLATLLGAFPIMPYKLVIAAAGLLYGPSIGALLTATGSTLSGILLYAAGAYWYRKDAERWLNRYSGLKRFASYVHGHPFESVLLYRLLPIVPQWAINVYAGAASIPFLIYLSASVLGKLPGILVYAYLGSSLFSHPLLALEVLALYVMFVLAVVWGYKRRNRREAG; translated from the coding sequence ATGAAGAAATGGCTCGCGCCCGTTATTTATATATTGATTATGGCAGCTGCATTTGCCTATAAGGATCAGATTAGTCTGATGTTAAACCACCGGCCTTCTCCGCTAGCGATGCTGCTGCTTGCCACCCTGCTCGGAGCGTTTCCGATTATGCCTTACAAGCTGGTGATTGCCGCAGCTGGTCTTCTCTACGGTCCCTCGATCGGGGCTCTCTTAACCGCAACAGGCTCTACCTTATCCGGTATTCTTCTTTATGCCGCGGGAGCCTACTGGTACCGAAAGGACGCCGAACGGTGGCTGAACCGATATTCCGGGCTTAAGCGCTTTGCTTCTTATGTCCATGGGCATCCCTTTGAATCGGTTCTGCTGTACCGGCTGCTGCCTATCGTCCCCCAATGGGCGATTAATGTGTACGCCGGCGCGGCCTCTATACCGTTTCTTATTTATTTGTCGGCCTCCGTTTTAGGTAAACTGCCCGGCATCTTGGTTTATGCTTACCTCGGAAGCTCCTTGTTCTCCCATCCTCTGCTGGCGCTGGAGGTTTTGGCCCTATATGTCATGTTTGTTTTGGCAGTGGTTTGGGGATATAAAAGAAGAAACAGACGTGAAGCCGGATAA
- a CDS encoding LacI family DNA-binding transcriptional regulator, with translation MDAKIVDVAAKAGVSPATVSRVLNRSSGVTEKTRLKVMKAIEELGYHPNAAAKHLRSQKTKTIGVIAQDINSTYFTEIIKGIENMAYAQSYRVIICDSENQKEKEQEYLNLLLDRTIDGLILIAPLIADEEIIELADKGYFVAVVGRHIEHERIPCVYTDNVKFSREVVKHLVQQGHRDIVFLNGYPDAVDSFERLEGYLKALRDYQIPFRPEFVENGHFSEIGGYEALKRLVEKKLSFTAVFAANDEMALGVYRACAELGIRIPDQLAVIGVDNNRISKYINPTLSTVSQPKYTMGSILVEKFIDQMNENQFENKRVFVVDSELIVRESSTFTVGSSPEKP, from the coding sequence ATGGACGCCAAAATTGTCGACGTTGCTGCTAAAGCGGGGGTGTCCCCTGCCACAGTGTCCCGGGTGCTGAACCGGTCGAGCGGTGTGACGGAGAAGACACGGTTAAAGGTTATGAAAGCTATCGAAGAGTTAGGTTATCATCCCAATGCCGCCGCCAAACATCTTCGTTCCCAAAAGACAAAAACGATCGGAGTGATCGCTCAGGACATCAACAGCACTTATTTCACTGAAATTATCAAAGGCATTGAAAATATGGCCTATGCACAGAGCTACAGGGTGATCATCTGCGATTCCGAGAACCAGAAGGAGAAAGAACAGGAATATTTGAACCTGTTACTGGACCGGACCATCGACGGCCTGATTCTGATCGCTCCGCTCATTGCGGATGAGGAAATTATCGAATTGGCCGATAAAGGGTATTTCGTAGCCGTAGTCGGCCGCCATATCGAACACGAGCGTATCCCCTGTGTTTATACCGATAACGTCAAATTTTCCCGTGAAGTTGTCAAACATCTTGTTCAGCAGGGACATCGGGATATTGTGTTCCTGAACGGATACCCGGATGCTGTTGATAGCTTCGAACGGCTGGAGGGGTACTTGAAGGCGCTAAGAGATTATCAAATTCCGTTCCGGCCTGAATTCGTAGAGAATGGTCATTTCAGTGAGATCGGCGGTTATGAAGCGCTCAAACGTCTGGTCGAGAAGAAGCTGTCCTTCACCGCTGTCTTCGCTGCCAATGATGAGATGGCGCTTGGTGTTTACCGGGCGTGTGCGGAGCTTGGCATCCGCATCCCGGACCAGCTTGCGGTGATCGGGGTCGACAACAATCGGATCAGCAAATACATCAATCCGACTTTAAGTACCGTTAGTCAGCCTAAGTATACGATGGGCTCCATTCTGGTGGAGAAATTCATCGATCAGATGAACGAGAACCAGTTCGAGAACAAGCGGGTTTTTGTCGTGGATTCCGAACTGATTGTACGGGAATCTTCCACCTTTACGGTAGGTAGTTCCCCGGAGAAACCTTAA
- a CDS encoding Gfo/Idh/MocA family protein, protein MTPLKVGVIGCGNISPAYFTYLQNSSKVSLVACADMLPEKAQERAKQFGVESVYTVEEMLESNVDAILNLTIPSSHAAVSLAALEHGKHVYTEKPLAISLSDGKKMLELAARKGLVIGSAPDTFMGSGLETARQALLEGVIGRPVAATAFMMGAGPEGWHPNPAFFYAVGGGPMFDMGPYYLTALVQLLGPIARISGSAGSQIPERKVGSGPDAGKPIPVQTPTHYSGTLDFASGVIGTMVTSFDIRGGSTLPWIEIYGTEGTLRLPDPNYFEGEVKLRKAGSEEWTVLPPVFESHGNERGRGLEEMAEAIAQGREPKASGLVAYHVLEAMHAFGRSSQEGRHIALESAAELSAALAPGQSGQLGQS, encoded by the coding sequence GTGACCCCGTTAAAGGTTGGTGTGATTGGCTGCGGCAATATCAGTCCCGCTTATTTTACTTATCTGCAGAACAGCTCCAAGGTTTCCTTGGTTGCCTGTGCAGACATGCTCCCTGAGAAGGCGCAGGAGCGGGCCAAGCAGTTCGGTGTTGAAAGCGTATACACCGTCGAAGAAATGCTGGAAAGCAATGTAGATGCCATTCTGAATTTGACCATTCCCTCTTCCCATGCCGCAGTCAGTCTGGCTGCGCTCGAGCATGGAAAGCATGTATATACGGAAAAGCCGCTGGCTATTTCTCTTTCCGACGGAAAGAAAATGCTGGAGCTGGCGGCCAGAAAAGGGCTTGTAATCGGTTCGGCCCCAGACACCTTTATGGGATCAGGTCTTGAAACGGCTCGTCAGGCTTTGCTGGAGGGAGTCATCGGCAGACCGGTTGCGGCCACTGCTTTCATGATGGGAGCCGGACCGGAAGGCTGGCATCCGAACCCTGCCTTTTTCTATGCGGTCGGGGGCGGTCCTATGTTCGATATGGGACCTTATTATTTGACCGCGCTTGTCCAGCTGCTCGGGCCGATTGCCCGGATCAGCGGCTCTGCAGGCAGCCAGATTCCGGAGCGGAAGGTCGGCTCCGGTCCTGACGCGGGGAAACCGATTCCGGTTCAGACACCGACGCATTACAGCGGTACGCTGGATTTTGCCAGCGGCGTCATCGGCACGATGGTAACCAGCTTTGATATCCGGGGAGGAAGCACGCTTCCGTGGATCGAGATTTACGGAACGGAAGGAACGCTGCGTCTGCCGGATCCGAATTATTTTGAAGGCGAAGTTAAGCTGCGCAAGGCAGGCAGTGAGGAGTGGACGGTTCTGCCGCCTGTATTTGAGAGCCATGGCAATGAGCGCGGAAGAGGTCTGGAAGAAATGGCTGAGGCTATCGCTCAAGGCCGTGAGCCAAAGGCGTCCGGACTGGTGGCTTATCATGTGCTGGAAGCGATGCATGCTTTCGGCAGATCCTCCCAGGAAGGCCGGCATATTGCGCTTGAAAGCGCTGCGGAACTGAGCGCGGCTCTGGCGCCGGGTCAATCGGGACAGCTGGGCCAATCCTGA
- a CDS encoding AraC family transcriptional regulator, translating to MVAEEHLVILAAGYSVHRKAYGSNDANGPDHYLIRLQTEGKARTRIGSDLVDVEMGDVLLFSPSEPYELYIDPAAQSKTSSILSGDYYIFIDGSWIRNWWAAKSRPNKIRMPMTDAFINLFRQISLEQQRVSQLKDEIAAHYIKILCLEIDRQLEEQPRDGQRSYLAYQLKHFVEENAATSFRLEDAAAHVGISVSRAVHLFKATFGQSIIQYATDIRLNMARERIIFSPLSLEHVAESSGFPSYNYFHKVFRSKFGMSPKQFRLASRENTK from the coding sequence ATGGTCGCCGAAGAGCACCTGGTTATTTTGGCGGCGGGTTATTCCGTTCACCGTAAAGCTTATGGTTCCAACGATGCCAACGGTCCCGATCATTATTTGATCCGGCTTCAGACTGAAGGTAAAGCACGAACGCGCATCGGCAGCGATCTGGTAGATGTCGAGATGGGAGATGTGCTCCTCTTCTCCCCCAGCGAGCCATACGAATTATATATCGATCCCGCTGCCCAGTCTAAAACCTCTTCGATTTTAAGCGGAGATTATTATATCTTCATTGACGGCAGCTGGATCCGGAACTGGTGGGCAGCCAAAAGCAGACCCAACAAAATCCGGATGCCGATGACAGACGCGTTTATCAACTTATTCAGGCAAATATCGCTTGAGCAGCAGCGTGTTTCACAGCTTAAAGACGAAATCGCAGCCCATTACATTAAAATTTTATGTCTGGAAATCGACCGCCAGCTGGAAGAGCAGCCCAGAGACGGACAGCGATCCTATCTGGCTTATCAGCTCAAGCATTTCGTGGAGGAGAACGCCGCCACCAGCTTCCGCCTGGAAGACGCCGCCGCCCATGTCGGCATCAGCGTGTCCAGAGCGGTGCATCTGTTTAAAGCCACCTTCGGACAGAGCATCATCCAGTATGCAACCGATATTCGGCTGAACATGGCCCGTGAACGGATTATTTTCAGTCCGCTGTCCCTGGAGCATGTCGCGGAGAGCTCCGGTTTTCCAAGCTACAACTATTTCCACAAAGTGTTTCGTTCCAAATTCGGCATGTCTCCGAAGCAGTTTCGTCTGGCCAGCCGGGAGAATACCAAATAA
- the msrA gene encoding peptide-methionine (S)-S-oxide reductase MsrA, giving the protein MNHIQGKTELATFAGGCFWCMVTPFEELPGIKGIVSGYTGGHVENPTYEQVCAGGTGHYEAVQITFDPDVFPYRKLLELFWQQIDPTDAGGQFHDRGQSYQTAIFYHNESQREEAEASKQELADSGRFDKPIVTEILPAKPFYAAEEYHQDYHKKNPMHYKRYRKGSGRADFIETHWSKPLIDQQTLKSKLTPIQYEVTQNSATERPFTGEYWDHEGEGIYVDIVSGEPLFCSKDKYDAGCGWPSFTRPIRDYSIKEKLDTSHFMVRTEVRSREADSHLGHVFDDGPGPNGLRYCINSAALRFVPKEDLEKEGYGEYLALFE; this is encoded by the coding sequence ATGAATCATATACAAGGCAAAACCGAACTGGCTACGTTTGCAGGCGGCTGCTTCTGGTGCATGGTTACTCCTTTTGAAGAACTTCCGGGCATTAAAGGCATCGTATCCGGTTATACCGGCGGCCATGTGGAGAATCCAACCTATGAACAGGTATGCGCCGGCGGCACCGGTCATTATGAAGCGGTGCAAATTACATTTGATCCAGATGTGTTCCCTTATCGCAAGCTTCTTGAACTGTTCTGGCAGCAAATCGATCCAACAGATGCAGGCGGACAGTTCCATGACCGCGGGCAGTCCTACCAGACCGCCATCTTCTATCACAACGAATCCCAGCGTGAGGAAGCCGAAGCTTCCAAACAGGAACTGGCGGACAGCGGGCGTTTTGACAAACCAATCGTAACGGAAATTTTACCGGCCAAACCGTTTTATGCAGCAGAGGAATATCATCAGGATTATCACAAGAAAAATCCGATGCACTATAAACGGTATCGCAAAGGCTCGGGCCGCGCGGATTTCATTGAAACCCACTGGTCCAAACCTCTTATCGATCAGCAGACGCTGAAGAGCAAACTTACGCCGATCCAATACGAAGTTACGCAGAACAGCGCGACAGAACGTCCGTTTACCGGCGAATATTGGGATCACGAAGGAGAAGGTATTTACGTAGACATCGTCTCCGGCGAACCTTTGTTCTGCTCCAAGGACAAATATGATGCCGGATGCGGCTGGCCAAGCTTTACCCGTCCGATCCGCGACTACAGCATCAAGGAGAAGCTTGATACCAGCCATTTCATGGTCCGGACCGAGGTTCGCAGCCGGGAAGCCGACTCCCATCTGGGCCACGTCTTTGATGACGGCCCTGGACCAAATGGCCTGCGCTACTGCATCAATTCGGCCGCACTCCGTTTTGTGCCCAAAGAGGACCTTGAGAAAGAAGGCTACGGCGAATATCTTGCGCTGTTTGAATAA